The segment CGTTTCTGCTGATATGAGTGGGTTCACCTTTGAGGCAGATGCAACCGTGACTGCGGATTATGAAACAGTCGATTAGTTCGGCGTTAGGGTAGTAAGATAGGGAGTCTAGACCGTTACCTTAACGCCTTGTATATCCCTTTATTAGCCCTCTTACCCCCTGAATCTCTACCCTATGGCTCGTGATTACTACGAAATTCTTGGCGTTTCCCGTGATGCAGACAAGGAAGAAGTCAAGCAAGCCTTTCGTCGTCTCGCCCGTAAATATCATCCGGATGTGAATAAAGAGCCTGGAGCAGAGGAGCGATTTAAAGAGATCAATCGCGCCTATGAGGTGATTTCTGATCCGGAGGCACGGGCAAGATACGATCGCTTCGGTGAGGCTGGTGTTTCTGGTGCTGGTGCTGCTGGTGGCTATCAAGATTTCGGCGACATGGGTGGTTTCGCGGATATCTTTGAAAGTTTCTTTAGCGGATTTTCAGGTGGTGCTCCAGGCGGCGGACAGACTCGACGAAGAGGCGGCCCGGTTCGAGGGGATGACCTCCGACTCGACCTGAAATTAGACTTCCGAGAAGCGGTTTTCGGAGGCGAGAAAGAAATTCGGATTAGCCATTTGGAGACCTGCACAAACTGTAATGGCAGTGGTGCAAAACCAGGGACTCGTCCCAGAACTTGTACAACTTGTTCTGGAGCGGGTCAAGTTCGTCGGGCGACTCGTACCCCCTTCGGGAGTTTCACTCAAGTTTCAGTTTGTCCGACCTGTAATGGAACAGGGCAGATGATTGAAGAGAAGTGCGAAGTGTGTAGCGGAAACGGACAGCGCCAAGAAACGAAGAAACTGAAAATTACCATTCCGGCAGGGGTGGATAATGGCACCCGATTGAGAGTTTCAGGTGAAGGCGATGCGGGTCAGCGCAGTGGACCTGCGGGTGACTTGTATGTTTATTTGTTCATCAACGACGATCCTGATTTCCAGCGCGATGGCATTAATGTCTTGTCTGAAGTCAAAATCAGCTACTTGCAGGCAATTTTAGGATCTCGCATTGAGGTGAA is part of the Leptolyngbya boryana PCC 6306 genome and harbors:
- the dnaJ gene encoding molecular chaperone DnaJ, whose amino-acid sequence is MARDYYEILGVSRDADKEEVKQAFRRLARKYHPDVNKEPGAEERFKEINRAYEVISDPEARARYDRFGEAGVSGAGAAGGYQDFGDMGGFADIFESFFSGFSGGAPGGGQTRRRGGPVRGDDLRLDLKLDFREAVFGGEKEIRISHLETCTNCNGSGAKPGTRPRTCTTCSGAGQVRRATRTPFGSFTQVSVCPTCNGTGQMIEEKCEVCSGNGQRQETKKLKITIPAGVDNGTRLRVSGEGDAGQRSGPAGDLYVYLFINDDPDFQRDGINVLSEVKISYLQAILGSRIEVKTVDGEEELTIPAGTQPGTVLTLENKGVPKLGNPVSRGDHLITVSVDIPTRITPEERELLEKLAKIRGDRVGKGGVEGFIGKIFGG